A single Oncorhynchus mykiss isolate Arlee chromosome 24, USDA_OmykA_1.1, whole genome shotgun sequence DNA region contains:
- the LOC110503502 gene encoding protein phosphatase 1A codes for MRTARRASTVEVPSFLRQLAKETEKMVTFFFKGGQRDGQEGSEEDSSDEDNGPSVYLDRPILEKHTTEGGSQWGLNYATASMQGWRAQMEDAHACMPEMGGELAEWGYYAVFDGHAGNTVARYCSRNLLQHILATGRVKAEENPDDVKEGIIEGFLAIDSHMHTLTRQECWERSGSTAAVVMLSPKYVYFVNCGDSRTLLCRDGHVIFYTEDHKPVNPREKERIQNAGGSVTQHRVNGSLAMSRSLGDFDFKEVEWRSQTEQLVSPEPEVYELERSPQDEFLIVACDGVWDAIGNEDLCAFVRSRLQVCNDLREICNQVIDLCLYKGSLDNMSIIIVTFPGAPQVSQEALQQEAELETLLEAKVEEIVNLLRSQDKDPDLLYVMKFLVSEDIPGLPPGGGVTSKRDCVISAYQKFVTPSRSLEPMDIGGSEEAN; via the exons ATGAGGACGGCCAGGCGGGCCAGCACCGTGGAGGTGCCCTCCTTCCTCCGCCAGCTGGCCAAGGAGACAGAGAAGATGGTCACCTTCTTCTTtaaggggggacagagagatggcCAGGAGGGGAGCGAAGAGGACTCCAGTGATGAGGATAACGGGCCAAGTGTCTACCTGGACCGGCCCATCCTGGAGAAACACACGACCGAGGGAGGGTCTCAGTGGGGGTTGAACTATGCAACGGCCAGCATGCAGGGCTGGAGGGCGCAGATGGAGGACGCCCACGCCTGCATGCCggagatgggaggggagctggCGGAGTGGGGCTACTATGCAGTGTTTGATGGACACGCTGGCAACACGGTGGCACGGTACTGCTCCCGCAATCTGCTGCAACACATCCTCGCTACAG GGCGCGTAAAGGCAGAGGAGAATCCTGATGACGTGAAGGAGGGGATCATCGAGGGCTTCCTGGCCATTGACAGCCACATGCACACGCTGACGCGCCAGGAATGCTGGGAGCGCAGCGGCTCCACGGCGGCCGTCGTCATGCTCTCCCCGAAGTACGTCTACTTTGTCAACTGCGGCGACTCGCGGACACTCCTCTGCCGTGACGGCCACGTCATCTTCTACACGGAGGACCACAAGCCCGTCAACCCCAGGGAGAAGGAGCGAATACAGAACGCAGGCGGCTCGGTGACCCAGCATAGGGTGAACGGCTCCCTGGCCATGTCCAGGTCCCTGGGAGACTTTGACTTTAAGGAGGTGGAGTGGAGGTCCCAGACTGAGCAGCTGGTTTCCCCGGAGCCAGAAGTGTATGAGCTGGAGAGGTCCCCGCAAGACGAGTTTCTCATAGTGGCTTGTGACGGCGTGTGGGACGCCATCGGCAACGAGGATCTGTGTGCATTCGTCCGCAGCCGCCTGCAGGTGTGCAATGACCTGAGGGAGATCTGCAACCAGGTCATTGACCTCTGCCTCTATAAG GGTAGTTTGGACAACATGAGCATCATCATCGTGACCTTCCCTGGCGCTCCCCAGGTTTCACAAGAGGCCCTACAACAAGAGGCCGAGCTAGAGACACTCCTCGAGGCCAAAGTGGAAG agataGTAAATTTGCTAAGGTCGCAGGACAAGGACCCTGACCTGCTGTATGTGATGAAGTTTCTGGTCTCTGAGGACATACCTGGCctaccacctgggggaggagtCACCAGCAA AAGAGACTGTGTCATCTCTGCGTATCAGAAGTTTGTAACGCCCTCCAGATCTCTGGAACCAATG GACATCGGAGGATCTGAAGAGGCCAACTAG